One stretch of Miscanthus floridulus cultivar M001 chromosome 18, ASM1932011v1, whole genome shotgun sequence DNA includes these proteins:
- the LOC136522914 gene encoding uncharacterized protein, protein MGQDVVAHVYDVATAGSDTTVLHINRFFKDAIGLGGIFHTAIQVYGDEEWSFGYCDRGTGVFSCPPCKNPMYTYRESIVLGKTNCCILKVNQILRELSWEWPGQSYELLSRNCNHFCNIFCEKLEVPKLPGWVNRFANAGDAALEVAETTAVKLKQAKKEIVTACKAASTFLTGTSSSISSNAEDTGGSTSSGNSLFEGAWIRSIVGMTIKPSKSLVCGDSSDSDSSESESESDGDRPNSDENTEQQAKDATQDQGKKNENNGPQGHS, encoded by the exons ATGGGCCAGGATGTGGTTGCTCACGTCTACGACGTCGCCACCGCCGGCTCCGACACCACCGTACTCCACATCAACCGCTTCTTCAAGGACGCCATCGGCCTCGGCGGCATCTTCCACACCGCCATCCAG GTCTATGGTGATGAAGAATGGTCCTTTGGCTACTGCGACCGTGGCACTGGGGTTTTTAGCTGCCCCCCATGCAAAAATCCCATGTACACTTATCGTGAGTCCATAGTGCTGGGGAAGACCAACTGCTGTATCCTCAAGGTAAATCAGATACTAAGGGAACTGAGCTGGGAGTGGCCTGGACAGTCATATGAACTCCTGTCAAGAAACTGCAACCACTTCTGCAATATCTTCTGCGAAAAGCTTGAAGTACCGAAACTTCCAG GTTGGGTCAATCGCTTTGCAAATGCGGGTGATGCTGCTCTAGAGGTTGCTGAAACTACAGCAGTAAAG CTGAAACAAGCGAAAAAGGAAATTGTGACTGCATGCAAAGCAGCCTCAACATTTTTGACTGGCACATCGTCAAGCATCTCATCAAATGCGGAGGATACGGGTGGCTCAACCTCATCAGGAAATTCTCTTTTTGAGGGGGCATGGATCAGAAGTATCGTTGGTATGACTATAAAGCCATCAAAGAGTCTAGTCTGCGGAGATAGTTCAGATAGCGACAGCTCTGAGAGCGAATCAGAATCAGATGGCGATCGGCCTAATAGCGATGAGAACACTGAGCAACAAGCTAAAGATGCAACACAGGATCAAGGCAAGAAAAATGAGAATAATGGACCACAGGGCCATTCATGA
- the LOC136521030 gene encoding large ribosomal subunit protein uL6-like, producing MKTILASETMDIPEGVTVTVAAKLVTVEGPRGKLTRNFKHLNLDFQLQEGGRKLKVDAWFGTRRTMAAIRTAISHVENLIKGVTKGYRYKMRFVYAHFPINASITNSNTAIEIRNFLGEKKVRKVDMLEGVTILRSEKVKDELILDGNDIELVSRSAALINQKCHVKKKDIRKFLDGIYVSDKGVIEEEQ from the exons ATGAAGACGATCCTGGCGTCGGAGACGATGGACATCCCGGAGGGCGTGACGGTGACGGTGGCCGCCAAGCTGGTGACGGTGGAGGGCCCCCGCGGGAAGCTCACCCGCAACTTCAAGCACCTCAACCTCGACTTCCAGCTGCAGGAGGGCGGGCGCAAGCTCAAGGTGGACGCCTGGTTCGGCACCCGCCGCACCATGGCCGCCATCCGCACCGCCATCTCCCACGTCGAGAACCTCATCAAGGGCGTCACCAAGGGGTACCGCTACAAGATGAGGTTCGTCTACGCTCACTTCCCCATCAACGCCTCCATCACCAACAGCAACACCGCCATCGAGATCAGGAACTTCCTTGGCGAGAAGAAG GTCAGGAAGGTGGACATGCTTGAGGGCGTGACCATCCTTCGGTCCGAGAAGGTCAAGGATGAGCTCATCCTCGACGGCAACGACATCGAGCTCGTCTCTCGCTCCGCCGCCCTCATCAACCAG AAATGCCATGTCAAGAAGAAGGACATCAGAAAGTTCTTGGACGGTATCTATGTCAGCGACAAGGGTGTGATCGAGGAGGAGCAGTGA
- the LOC136521908 gene encoding uncharacterized protein, with the protein MAPPAAQAQLLLSNHPSPSPQHRRLLFLRSPPPRPQTCTIRHHHGGHDKWASSSPRLRHALRPPAAAVAIAPGDHWGNWAFLLSAAAFGTWAEENTSWGATLSGALVSIMAGLAATAVGLVTPGAPAHDAVMEYLLPAAVPLLLLGADLRRVVRTTGDLLKAFLLGSVATVIGTTVAYLLIPMRSLGQDSWKIAAALMGSYIGGAVNYVAISEALGLTPSVLAAGVAADNLISALYFMALFSLASNIPAEPKTATESPQQDGEPDEGGGGGGRLFVLNGGAAVALSFIICKAGSAMAARLGLQGGTLPCVTALVVFLATAFPGPLGRLAPAGESLALILMQLLFAVVGANGNVVDAVTRAPSVFAFALVQVSVHLAVVLAAGRIMGMDRKPLLIASNANVGGPTTAAAMATAKGWTSLVVPGILVGIFGISIATFLGIGYGMFVLRRICG; encoded by the exons ATGGCGCCACCCGCCGCACAGGCTCAGCTCCTCCTCTCCAACCAcccctcgccgtcgccgcagcACCGTCGGCTCCTCTTCCTCCGCAGCCCGCCTCCTCGCCCACAAACCTGTACCATCCGGCATCACCACGGCGGCCACGACAAGTGGGCCTCCTCCTCCCCTCGCCTTCGCCACGCcctccgcccgcccgccgccgcggTGGCCATCGCGCCCGGCGACCACTGGGGCAACTGGGCCTTCCTCCTCTCCGCCGCCGCGTTCGGCACATG GGCGGAGGAGAACACGTCATGGGGCGCCACGCTCAGCGGGGCGCTGGTCAGCATCATGGCCGGCCTGGCCGCCACGGCCGTCGGCCTCGTCACCCCCGGCGCGCCGGCGCACGACGCCGTCATGGAGTACCTGCTGCCGGCCGCCGTcccgctgctgctcctcggcgccGACCTCCGCCGCGTCGTCCGCACCACCGGCGACCTCCTCAAGGCCTTCCTTCTCGGATCTG TCGCAACTGTAATCGGCACGACGGTGGCGTACCTGCTGATCCCAATGAGATCGCTGGGCCAAGATAGCTGGAAGATCGCAGCTGCACTCATGGGCAGCTACATTGGCGGAG CGGTGAACTACGTCGCCATCTCGGAAGCTCTGGGCCTCACGCCATCGGTCCTCGCCGCCGGCGTCGCAGCGGACAACCTCATCTCGGCGCTCTACTTCATGGCGCTCTTCTCACTGGCGTCCAACATCCCAGCAGAGCCCAAGACGGCGACGGAGAGTCCGCAGCAGGATGGCGAGCccgacgagggcggcggcgggggcgggcgGCTGTTCGTGCTGAACGGCGGCGCGGCGGTCGCGCTGTCCTTCATCATCTGCAAGGCCGGGTCGGCCATGGCCGCGCGGCTGGGCCTCCAGGGCGGCACGCTGCCGTGCGTCACGGCGCTGGTGGTGTTCCTGGCCACGGCGTTCCCGGGCCCGCTCGGCAGGCTCGCGCCGGCCGGCGAGTCCCTGGCGCTCATCCTCATGCAGCTCTTATTCGCCGTCGTCGGGGCCAACGGCAACGTCGTGGACGCGGTCACCCGGGCGCCCAGCGTCTTCGCCTTCGCGCTCGTCCAGGTGTCCGTCCACCTCGCCGTTGTGCTCGCGGCCGGCAGGATCATGGGGATGGACAGGAAGCCGCTGCTCATCGCCTCCAACGCCAACGTCGGCGGGCCCACCACcgcggccgccatggccacggccaaAGGCTGGACCTCACTCGTGGTGCCCGGAATCCTCGTCGGCATCTTCGGGATCTCCATTGCCACGTTTCTTGGCATCGGATATGGCATGTTCGTGCTCAGAAGAATCTGCGGCTGA